From the Paenibacillus sp. R14(2021) genome, the window TTATCGGTCTGTCTGTTTGAGTAAATTAGCGAGCATCTTCGCAGCTTCCGCGCGTGTTGCCATATCTTTGGGATTAAACATGCCTTTGCTGTCGCCCTGAATTAATTCATTCGACAAGGCAATTCCAACGGCATCTACCGCCCAAGAGCTAATTTGGGCCGCGTCTTTGAACGTTACACCCTGGGATGCCGATGAATCGGTATGCTGGAGCTTCAGTGCGTTCGCGAGAATCACTGCCATTTCTTCTCTCGTGATGGACTTATTCGGCGCGAACGTATCGGCGCTTACGCCTTTGATGAGGTGATGCTCGTAAGCAGCAGCCACAGCCGAAGCATACCAAGCGTTGACCGGCACATCCTTGAAGCTTGCTGACTGATCCGACGTCAAGCCAAGCGCATGCACGAGCATCGATGTGAACTCGGCGCGGGTTACCGTTTTGTTCGGTGCGAACGTATCTGGCGTGATACCCTTAACGATTTGTTTAGCTGCGAGCGATTCGATAGCATCATGCGCCCAGAACGTCGCGCTGACGTCCTTGAAGGACTTATGCAGTTCCAGTACGCCGTATGTACTGAAATGGCTGACCTCCGCGATTAGCTTGCCATTCTCCAGACGAGCAGGTACATAGGTAAGGCTGCCGTCTTCCGCGATGTAATAGACGTTAGTCAAATGTTTATCCGCATCAGCATCCAATTCAAACGTGAGCGTAATCGGCTCATTGAACGTGGAAAGCACGATCGGTGAACCGTCTTTGGCCGTGATCGACAGCTTGAACGCGTATACGGTGCCGGCGGGTTGAACATCCGTTTCGTCCGTCGACTTCACGGCGCCAGCCAACTCGGCATCACTAACGGGCTTCATGGACAACGTAATCTGCGCATCGGCCAGCTTATCCTTACCAACCAAATTAGCAAGCTGCTCCAGTACGGCTGGCGGGAGCGAGGCTTTGCCGTGAGATCCTTCAAGCTCAATTGTGTCTTTCGCGCCGTCGCCGCTTAGGATGCTTGCAGGTATGATCGCGATTTCTTTGTCTTTCATCTGCAGCGTGACAGTACCGTTCACTGGAGCCGGGACATCCTCGGCCTTGAAGGTAATGGAATTCGGCGCTTCTGCATTCGTATCTTCGCCGCCTGGAAGCATGACGCCGCCTCCGCCTCCACCGCCAGGGGATCCTCCCCCAGGATTGCTGCCTACCGTGAATGAATTCGTCAATACGGCTTCTTCATTCGGGCCAACAGGTTGACTGAAAGTGATGGAATACGTGCCGTCGGCCAGTGTTTTAGAGATTTCAAAACCGTCCATCCAGTAGTAGGTCAGCGCTTCATAGACTTTCTTTTGGCTGCTGTCCCTTAAGGTAACGATGCCTGGTACGCTGCTATAATATCCGCTTCTCTTTACATCAATTTCCTCCAACTTCAAATCGCCGCTTACGAATTCTGGCTGGGCCTTTATTACGACTCGCCCGTTCTCCATCCGTTGAGCAATCTTTAACGAGGACTTGGATGAATCCACATGACCCGTGAACGGAATGACCGTATCTTGTTGTAAATTATAGGAGCTGCGTGTCGTCCAGAATAGCTGCCACGGTTCTTCTTCAATGCTGCTCGTTTCCGTACCAATACGAAACTGTTGCCTGCCCGTACTTACATACGCTTTGTCCAGCAAGGTTCCCCAGGAATAATAGCCATAGGAATACCATGGCGACGAGGAAATTGAATCAATCGATTGAAAGAGTCGACTATCCTGCAGCTTCAGAAGATGCGTGCCTGGATCTGTGATTGTCGGTTTCCCAGTAGAGCGGTCAACATGAACCTGACGGATTAAGTTGTACGCCGTCGATGCACCGTCCGAGCCGGAGAGCAAAATCCTGAAATCTTGTGGATTCATAACAATTTTAGGCATCGTAAAACTGTCATAGTACCCATAATTATTAATACTCGCAGTGAAGCGTTTATCCTCGAATCCAATCACCGGAAACTCCAATTGAATCGTACGAACTTGAAAATCGCTAGGAAGATCTCTCAACTTCGGAGCAACTGTGACAACTGACGAAGGAGCATCGATCTTCTGAAGATTTGAAATCTGATCTCCCGTCAACACCAATTGATTGTAATACATCACTTGTTCCCCATCTGATGACTTCAGAAAAAGTTGTACATGCAGGGCATACTTCTTATCGGGAATCAAATTACCCACCCCGGAAATACTTAATTCACCATTACTTACCCACATGTTAACATCTACCATGTCTCCATCAAGCTGCTGTAGTTGCGCGCTGCCGTATAAGCTGTATAACTCATAGCCAGCTGGCAAAGTGATTGGAATTTGCCTGTCAGTGCCCCCGTAAGAGGCAACTTGCGCTTGCCCCGTCAATGCAATAACGTCCGATGGAAAGTTTTGGTTTTCCAGCTTTAGGGCATAGCTGCCTGGCTGATTCGGCATGTCAAAATGAACGTCTAGTGGAGAAGAGGTATGAGCCCCATCGCCCACTGTTTGATCGGATTGATCATAGAGTTGATAATCCAGAACGGAGCTGCCTGCTGCTCGATTTCCTGCATTCGGCTGATCATCGGATTCATAGATAAGCGTGCCCTGGTCATCACTTATAGTCATGACTTTCTTCTGCCCGCCAATTCCAGCCGTGAAAGGAATCCCCGTCGACTCGATTCGATCTGCAATCTTCGCTACCGTTACTGGAGAAACATCTTGCAGCTGATTATCAAGTTTATCCCTATAATCAGTATAGACACGGCTGTTCAATTGACCTGCACTGAAAAACTGTGTATCAGTCCTGCGATTAATGAAATCGTGACCGATTCCAAGAGTCGTACTTCCATTAACCACACCTAAATGCTTACTGAACGAATATCTGTAGCCATCGGATTCTACGTAATAAGAGGCCGTAATATCCGTTCCTTTCGTTACCATATACCGGTCCGCAAACTGTTTTTGCCCCCAGCCCTCGTTAACATCCAGCTTCGTATTCTCATAACCTGCCGGCAGCTGAATTTCAGCCGTATCGCCTGTTAAATCAACAATTTGTTCGCCTGGTGCCACTGTGCGGGTAAGTAGGTATCCTGTTTCTGTATCTGCATCGAACAGCTTGGCGATCAACGAAATCTTATGATCTGTTTGAATATAAAGCTCGGTCTGATGATTCGCGCCAAATCTGGCTATTCCTGGCCAGCTGGCGAGCTGCTCTTGATCATCCATGACCGAGAAGAGAAGCGAGTCACCAGCATGCGCCAAGTCGGACTTAACGGTAACCTGTTTCAACCCTGCGCTATCCAACTGAATGTCTTGGTCATCGCGAGATACCGTACGATGATACACGACCTCATTTTGACCGTCCGATGCAGTCCCGTTTACTTCGAGTTCATACTCGCGTCCCTTAAGCAAATTAGCGTAGGGAATGATGAAAGTCCCATCGTTTGATGCCTTCGCTTGGTAAATTAGCTTCGTATTGTAAATATTGCTGCCTTCGTTCGCGTCCCACACTCCTGCCGGCTGCTTCTCGAACAGGAAGACTTGGCCTTCTTGCAGAGGTTGTCCCGCTTCGTTCTCTGCATGAACAACCAAACCTTTGCCTTCGTAACTAGACGTGTCTTTGATGATGACTGATTTATGCACACTGAGCTGGTGATCGAATCCTTTAGCGGAGAACTCAACATCGTAAGTGCCAGCTGCAAGCGGAGGAATAAAGGTATGATTCAAGCTCCCGTTCTGTGTATCTTCTTCAAAAATCGTCTTTCCTTGACTGTCTGTCATTTTAGTATGAAAACCGTTTAAGTTCACGATCTCATTGCCAATTTGTTCGTACGAATAACTTAAATAAAAATCTCCATTCGCAACTGTAACATCCGAATAAAATTGTTTTGTTGAAATATCCGAATATCGAACGGAGATTTGAGGTACTCCCAATTGAAGCTCTTGCTCGCCATTTGCTTCAAAATAGCTCGCCCAGGATTTGACCCGCTCTCCCCCCTCAATCTCCTCTTGCTGATAGAAAGAAAGATTGTATCTCCCCTTGGTTAGAATTAAATTATTGATATCGGTATAGGCAGCCAATGAATTAGCGGAGTATATCGAAACATTCGGCAGTTCCGGCAGATGAGTCCTAGAAGCAGCTGCTACATCCGCGGTATTAAAGGACAGACTGGCACCTTCTGCAACCTGAATCGTTTTTCGAAGCAAATACCCATCTCGAT encodes:
- a CDS encoding S-layer homology domain-containing protein, whose translation is MFKRWTTGIISFVLLFTLAMPMQSKAAAGDNPEQQDQTLPLPVNQELPLPGSEGAEKDASAAGDGIMVGMIPMGTIEGYTIEPLGYAYVNVSNYMSYRADIVNGKLDLGRVTIPAGAAVNISLSVLYKNDSTGKHLLYIDNDTMTTEELTALNTWMIDEDAVEVPLDLSSLSDWTNRQLSVSYSNQFFGQTVLPSSAISIFAKPGKLELGYSGVKNRDGYLLRKTIQVAEGASLSFNTADVAAASRTHLPELPNVSIYSANSLAAYTDINNLILTKGRYNLSFYQQEEIEGGERVKSWASYFEANGEQELQLGVPQISVRYSDISTKQFYSDVTVANGDFYLSYSYEQIGNEIVNLNGFHTKMTDSQGKTIFEEDTQNGSLNHTFIPPLAAGTYDVEFSAKGFDHQLSVHKSVIIKDTSSYEGKGLVVHAENEAGQPLQEGQVFLFEKQPAGVWDANEGSNIYNTKLIYQAKASNDGTFIIPYANLLKGREYELEVNGTASDGQNEVVYHRTVSRDDQDIQLDSAGLKQVTVKSDLAHAGDSLLFSVMDDQEQLASWPGIARFGANHQTELYIQTDHKISLIAKLFDADTETGYLLTRTVAPGEQIVDLTGDTAEIQLPAGYENTKLDVNEGWGQKQFADRYMVTKGTDITASYYVESDGYRYSFSKHLGVVNGSTTLGIGHDFINRRTDTQFFSAGQLNSRVYTDYRDKLDNQLQDVSPVTVAKIADRIESTGIPFTAGIGGQKKVMTISDDQGTLIYESDDQPNAGNRAAGSSVLDYQLYDQSDQTVGDGAHTSSPLDVHFDMPNQPGSYALKLENQNFPSDVIALTGQAQVASYGGTDRQIPITLPAGYELYSLYGSAQLQQLDGDMVDVNMWVSNGELSISGVGNLIPDKKYALHVQLFLKSSDGEQVMYYNQLVLTGDQISNLQKIDAPSSVVTVAPKLRDLPSDFQVRTIQLEFPVIGFEDKRFTASINNYGYYDSFTMPKIVMNPQDFRILLSGSDGASTAYNLIRQVHVDRSTGKPTITDPGTHLLKLQDSRLFQSIDSISSSPWYSYGYYSWGTLLDKAYVSTGRQQFRIGTETSSIEEEPWQLFWTTRSSYNLQQDTVIPFTGHVDSSKSSLKIAQRMENGRVVIKAQPEFVSGDLKLEEIDVKRSGYYSSVPGIVTLRDSSQKKVYEALTYYWMDGFEISKTLADGTYSITFSQPVGPNEEAVLTNSFTVGSNPGGGSPGGGGGGGVMLPGGEDTNAEAPNSITFKAEDVPAPVNGTVTLQMKDKEIAIIPASILSGDGAKDTIELEGSHGKASLPPAVLEQLANLVGKDKLADAQITLSMKPVSDAELAGAVKSTDETDVQPAGTVYAFKLSITAKDGSPIVLSTFNEPITLTFELDADADKHLTNVYYIAEDGSLTYVPARLENGKLIAEVSHFSTYGVLELHKSFKDVSATFWAHDAIESLAAKQIVKGITPDTFAPNKTVTRAEFTSMLVHALGLTSDQSASFKDVPVNAWYASAVAAAYEHHLIKGVSADTFAPNKSITREEMAVILANALKLQHTDSSASQGVTFKDAAQISSWAVDAVGIALSNELIQGDSKGMFNPKDMATRAEAAKMLANLLKQTDR